GACAGATCTTACCTGCTGACTTTTTATTTCCCCCTCTACAAACCTTTAGATTATATGGTGAGTAGTACACATTTGCTAATGTATAGACATGTATACTTCCATACATATGAAATGATCTCAAGTGCCAACTGATctattttaatattcatatacGTAGAACCTTTAGATATGTGTATGAGTACACATTTGCtaatgtgtatacatgcatacttcTATACATATGAAATGATCTTAAGTGCCAACTGATCTATTTCGATATTCATATACTCATATACTTAGACTTAAGAGTAAAGTACCACACACACCACTGACCCCTCTTAGTGAAATCTTCAGCCAGAAGCATCTGTAGGCCCAAGTCCTCAATGATGAGGACGTGACGGCTACTCCTGCTGACCTGCTCCATTGCCTGCGTGTATTCGGACGATTTCACGTACGATATCCGACCTTTACCGAGAGATTCGGCCACTTCGCGGTAGATGCCTGATTCAGCATTCTGCGAATAGTGAAAGGGTATTTTACTGATTGGCACGTGTATCGTTTTTAACGTTTGCAAGGTCGTATATCTCGGCAACGAAGTGAGAAGGATTTTATGATGCTGATGCCGATAGCTTGTATATGTCCATTTCTCAGAGGGATTTCTGGTTGGACAGTTACGGAAGCTTGACCGAAATTTATATTCAAGTCTcgtaatatatgattattttgaatatatctcttTTTTGGGAGATAAAGATTTTGGTGCTCTATCTCTTCCGAGCTCTCGACGATATTGTCAAAAGATAGTCTAGGTCTAAAAGGAcacgaagcgcctcagtggcgtgatcggtatggtcttggcctgctacctcggtggctgcgagttcgattctcgggcattccattgtgaGGTGAGATATGTGtctatctggtgatagaagttcactcttgacgtggttcggaagtcacgtaaagccgttggtcccattgcttaataaccattggttccatgcaacgtacaaacaccatataagcaaaacaaataaaagggaGGAATCAACTATAGAGTTTTTCACAAAACCTGTGGATGCAAAGGATAGACTTTTCACTTCTATATAAGACAGGTAAAAAGAAGGTCTAATAAGAAAGAACATTGTGGGTTTAAACCAAGACGATTAGCATAGGCACCAAGAGTGTCTTATGAAACAGATGTGAACATTTTGTTACAAAAAACAGAAACCTGTATATGGGCTGAAGACCAGGCCTACTTACGTACGTGCTCAAGGTAATGCATTGTGTACAAGATCTACTAGGTCTGATGGCTATTAATACAAGACGAAAGATGTATTATTGTAAATGCATTCACCTTGAAATGTCTTTCATGGATCTATAACGGCACAACTCACCATGAAAACCTGAACATAAGCCGTACCCCCTTCCCAGAGCATCGTGATGGACGAGTCGTCCAGAACTGCCCTCAGCGACTGGTACGGCTGGGGCACGTACCGTACAGCCAGCAACGACATGAGGTTCCCGCTGTAGCTCTTACTGAGCACGAGGATGGTGACTATCCATGCTGCTAAAAGGACGCGGTCCCAGGATTCTACAGGTCTCGAAATATTCATGTCTGTAGGAAATTAAGTGGTCAGAAAAATACAGTTTTTTCATTGTGTAACTGTAATTCGTGTTATGTTTAGTTATAGTTTAGTTTTATGGTCATAGTAGCCTTTGTTCGTTGAAATGTCTATGCTACGAGATTTTTTTGCTTCACCTGTCCAGTAAAAAACCAAAATTTAGAGTAACACTGCGAATCTGTTTTATATTACGTCCAAATCCTTATTAAACAATTTATTAATTgacttttttgtttatataagtcTACTGCAAGTTAAAAACTTTTAAAcagcgattaaaaaaaataactactatTTTTGCATCATGTTCAACAAAAGTAATGTGTAAAATACTTATTGTAAACAAAAGGTaatacagggtgttcataaagtcccagtaccattctaaacaataaatacttgtaacggtactgggactttatgaacaccctatAAATGGGAAAGAATTTATCCAAATTACAGATTTAAAGGGGAAAAAGTATTAATTTCGACCTACATATACATTCGGCATACATTCCTCCAAATGAACTCTATCCAGGCAAATATGATGTGAATTATAAAGCAAAGTAGAGAAGAAGTAATGTACAGTTTCATTTtccggaaattttttttcttttgtgatgtTGAGGttacaacaaaaatatttgacaATTCAAAAACGGGTTTATAACCATGATGTACTTAAGTAAAACCGAAGACAAGGATAATTACCTGTAACCAAGAAATAAAGATTCATATAAACATTATATGAGTATAAACGTAAGTCTCCTTCTCATTCCTCATAGATTGAACTAGGGCAGTAAATCCTACGTGAGAGTTCAGAATCTACATATATTAACTCTCATACATAAAAGACATCTGTTGATATCTCGAAAGATAATACCTTTTCATTTTCCAGTGACATGGTATATATGATTTAAAGCAATATGAATTCAAAATGTCAAGATTAGTACAAGACAGGAGCAAGCCACTATGCCTTCAAGCAATGCTTGGGATGAGAgatcttgattttatttatttttaattatttttttaaaataaacgcGTCACTAACCTTGCTGTAACAGAATTCGGAAGATATCCATCAACGAACTTTTACAAGACAGGAGCAAGCACTATGCCTTCAAGCAATGCTTGGGATGAGAgatcttgattttatttatttttaattaattttttaaaataaacgcGCCACTAACCTTGCTGTAACAGAATCCGGAAGATGTCCATCAACGAACTCTTCGTCAGATTCCGCGACGTTTCGGCCAAGGTGAAAATCATCGTCAGGAGGATCACGAACGCCATGGAGAGGAAAGTGGCGCCCCAAACGTCTGGTGCCAAAGGAAGCGCGAATCCCCACGGGTCGACCTCCGTCGCTCCTCGCTTGGCGGTGATGCGAATGTTGTCTCCGACCAGCGGAAGGGCGTAATCCGTACGTGCGCGCGTGTAGgttaggaaaaaaacaaaaggggCCCGAGGGGGCGGGAAGTCGACTTCCTGAAGGTCGCAATGAAGGATGAAATGGTATTTtgcctaaaaatctctctctctctctctctctctctctctctctctctctctcgcgtgtgtGTTTTAAATTAAACATTTCCTCCTTTGAAGGGTAAAGTGATTAAAcaaattctgctctctctctctcaaataaagggAAGTTTAGAAACTGACGATTGAAACAAGTTTCCCATATGTCTCCTGATCGTTAACTTGCAGTGATTTCTTGgtagtgagataaaaaaaaaaaaggctggtttgtcgattacacacacacacaaacacacaaaaaataataattaaaattcttgCCTTAGAAAGTGGACCAACTAACCTTTCTGAAAACCATGCCCACCATCCCAATCCACGACCCGTTCGGCTGTAGATATCCCCAAGCTCTGTCAGGAGGCCTCACTAGAGTATATcttgagaaatgaaaaaaaaaccggaGGTGGTAAATTAGTAAGCTCACAGTGTCACTAAATTTAGTTCTGAGTTTATCATTTTATGGTTTATAATTCTCCCTTATTGGTTATTAGTACTAAAATATTAAAGTATATGTTTTGCCTTGTTAacagaatttttctttatttcttttgtcaggaaatgattttttttataaggggtCAAGATTCTACTCCCCTTTTATACGAAGAAATAATAATGCCCATTGGTGGCGCTTGATGCTAAGatctagatgagagagagagagagatgagagagagagagacgagagagagagagagagagtaagagggtAAGAGAGTGGTCGGTGGCGTTTCAGTAATATACTTGTATACATTAATTtccaatttataaaaaattacgCCCACCCGTAATAAAGGAAGTGATCAAGGGAGAGAATCTTAGCAAAAAAGCTGATGCTGTAAAATCTACGTGCCAGAGtttgattatataaaataaaataaaaacttagatTAAAAATAAAGCACACACAACTAATAACTGAAAGTTCATGAAAATCATTTCCTCTAGATAAATATCGTTCGCTTATTTTTATCTATAGCTTTGTCGTCAAAAATTAAACGTCACCAAATATGCAAACATGATATAGCATAAATAATCTCCTGGTGCAACGCATTCATTTCGTTACCGTATAATTCTAAGTCATTATCTGAGTGAACTAGTCATCATAAGCTGACATTCTGTTGCGTCACGTACGAGAAATTGATGCTATTTCCCAGAATCTCGACGAAGTTTCCCAAAGGGCCAATGAAGATGTGAGGAGGTCCGTCTCTTCCGTAGGGAAATTCTGTCAccttcatgtggggagggaaatCGTCTCCAGCTACGATTAGGTGTCCGGCATCGATCAACCTGGATCAACGTGAATTAGATGtttgaattaatgaaaaaaatttctatCGTTATCAAAGAAGAAAGCTGATTATTAGTGCGGTTTCCTTCAAGGACAAATTTAAATGAACCctggttttcttttcttcttccgcTTCTGAAAGCTATAAATAAACCTCATATCCCaacccctttccaccacccccaaaatacagggtgtccataaagtcccagtactattttGGGCAATAAATATTCGTAAtgttactgggactttatggacaccctgtaaatgTGTCCCATCACCCagaaaatacagggtgtccataaagtcccagtaccattctggcaATAAATACTTatagtggtactgggactttatggacaccctgtaaatcTGTCACAGGtctgaaaatataaatgtaatgttAACTGGTGTGGTATGACTTTTCTCTTGAAAGAGAGCAGACGCACCAGAACATTTGAATAATAGCGGATAAGatgaataaatggaaaaagaatgccaaaatagTAGTCTCTCTCATATCATCGGACTGAAGATTTTATAGGGCTGACAAAAGAGATACGTTGACTTTAACCTTCTTGGAGCTATTGGACTGAATTACCTTGCAACCAGGGCGTGCTTTCATAAGTGTTTTATTGCTAcgattaaaacattttcttagAATAACAAAATGTGCATTTACAGATAAGAAATGGTTAAACAGTCGACAGTCCTTACCTATCAAATTTATCAGGAAATAAAGAGAGATCTGAAGAATGAAGAAGACCGTACTTGGCTGTCCACGAAGCAAGCTCTACCATTCGTTGAGTGTACGGCAGGTAAGTGTAAATGCTGCACCTGTGTACGATACAAGCAGTTGTGTGTCAATGTTCGATGGAAGAATCAAGACTTCAAACGAAATCGGGTCTTTATGATAATTCAAAAATGGAACTAGAATTTATTTGGAAAATTGGAAAATCAGTGTCAATGTTCGATGGAAGAGGCAAGACTTCAACAAACGAAATCGGGTCTTTGTGATACTTCAAAAATGAAACTAGAATTTATTTGGAAAATTGgaaaattagaaggaaaatatttaTAGCATGTTATTGCATTTCGAAAGTGAGAAAATaagtcattatttatattttcgtctCTGGAATACCTCCCGAAATTGAAATGCATTTGAAAAACTAGAACGAAAATATCTACTATATAGCACGTTACtgcatttcaaaaatgagaaaacaaatcATTATTTAGATTCTCGTCTCTGAAATACCTCTTAGATTTCTTATCCAGTGTTAACAGCATCCATTCATTCCCGAGAGATGGTTCCTGATTGGAGATAATTCCTCGGTTCGTAGATGAGTCACCAACAGAAGTTTGGTCGGCCAAATCATTATATTCCCCTCCGCTGATCGCTCGATGGTTGACGCCAGGAAGTTCTTGTCATCGCTCGCGATGGTTACCAACAAGCATCTCACCGTTTTGCGCATctgcagatttttaaaaaatagggcAGTTTGAAAGCctttagtattgtatatatacatatatatagatatatatcttatatatatatatatatatatatatatatatatatatatatatatatatatatatatatatatatactagatatatatatatatagtatatatatatatataaattatatatatatataaatatatatatatatatataatatatatatatatatatgtatatatatatatatatatatatatatatatatagtatatatatatatatatatattataatatatattatatattatatataattaaatatatatgtatatatatatatatatatatatatatatatatatatatatatataatatatatatatatatatacatatatattttgtatgtatatagcatacatatagtatatatatatatatatattatataatatatatatatatatatatatatatatatatatatatacatatatatatatatatatatatatatatatatatatatataatatacatatatatatatatatatattttatatatatatatatgatatatatactatatatatctatatatatatatcatgtatatatatatatatatatatatatatatatatataaatatatatatatatatgttatgtatataagcatacatatatatatgtatatatatatatatatatatatatatatatatatataaattaatgaattacaatagttcctcgttggacgagtggttttcgcgctccgCTGCCAATCCGTGTCCGATgttcgattctcgactcggccaacg
The genomic region above belongs to Macrobrachium nipponense isolate FS-2020 chromosome 39, ASM1510439v2, whole genome shotgun sequence and contains:
- the LOC135210420 gene encoding probable glutamate receptor, which translates into the protein MVELASWTAKYGLLHSSDLSLFPDKFDRLIDAGHLIVAGDDFPPHMKVTEFPYGRDGPPHIFIGPLGNFVEILGNSINFSYTLVRPPDRAWGYLQPNGSWIGMVGMVFRKEVDFPPPRAPFVFFLTYTRARTDYALPLVGDNIRITAKRGATEVDPWGFALPLAPDVWGATFLSMAFVILLTMIFTLAETSRNLTKSSLMDIFRILLQQDMNISRPVESWDRVLLAAWIVTILVLSKSYSGNLMSLLAVRYVPQPYQSLRAVLDDSSITMLWEGGTAYVQVFMNAESGIYREVAESLGKGRISYVKSSEYTQAMEQVSRSSRHVLIIEDLGLQMLLAEDFTKRGHCLFYLSKELFLPSMFGLVVQKHSPLGPAIARRMSSVTESGLYTQWMKDAVPNSTACLQAPTKIVVMSALSLSNLWGMFTLLAGGYVFSAITLAVEYAVSRFTLSSF